The Dehalococcoidales bacterium genome includes a window with the following:
- a CDS encoding argininosuccinate synthase, with protein sequence MKEKIVLAYSGGVDTSVAIKWLQEKYNVDVIAVTIDVGNEKDFAAVKQKALKMGAIKARVIDAKESFVKYFVYPALQANALYEGQYPLATALSRPLMAKLLVDTAVAEGASAIAHGCTGKGNDQVRFEVGINSLAPDMKIMAPAREWGMTREQTIKYALDHEIPIPVTKKSPYSIDENLWGKSIECGALEDPWTEPPADVYTWTKSPDEAPAKPQYVEITFEKGIPTAIDGKEMPGIALVQRMNEIAGRHGIGRIDHIENRVVGIKSREIYEAPAAVLLIQAHQALEAMCLSKDQLRFKQKVSVECADLIYNGLWFSQLNRDLSAYILSSQRYVTGTVRVKLFKGNATVVGRKSPWSLYNLSLATYDKGDKFNQKDAEGFIRLWGLPVKTQAQIQLLQDKESPLGIMGPDGEEKK encoded by the coding sequence GTGAAAGAAAAAATCGTCCTGGCATACAGCGGCGGCGTGGATACGTCCGTCGCCATTAAGTGGCTCCAGGAAAAGTATAATGTAGATGTTATCGCCGTTACCATCGACGTGGGTAACGAGAAGGACTTTGCCGCGGTAAAGCAGAAAGCCCTGAAAATGGGCGCCATCAAGGCGCGGGTCATCGACGCCAAAGAGTCGTTCGTCAAGTATTTCGTTTACCCGGCCTTGCAGGCCAACGCTCTCTATGAGGGACAGTACCCCCTGGCTACGGCCCTGTCCCGGCCGCTGATGGCCAAGCTGCTGGTGGATACCGCGGTGGCGGAAGGGGCTTCCGCTATCGCCCACGGCTGCACCGGCAAGGGCAACGACCAGGTGCGGTTTGAGGTGGGCATCAACTCCCTGGCGCCGGATATGAAGATAATGGCGCCCGCCCGCGAATGGGGCATGACGCGCGAGCAGACTATCAAGTACGCGCTGGACCATGAAATCCCCATCCCGGTCACCAAAAAAAGCCCCTATTCCATCGATGAAAACCTGTGGGGCAAGAGCATCGAGTGCGGCGCGCTGGAAGACCCCTGGACCGAGCCCCCCGCGGACGTTTATACCTGGACGAAATCCCCGGACGAAGCCCCGGCCAAACCGCAGTACGTGGAGATAACCTTTGAGAAAGGCATCCCGACGGCTATCGACGGCAAGGAAATGCCGGGCATCGCCCTGGTGCAGCGGATGAATGAAATCGCCGGCAGGCACGGCATCGGCCGTATCGACCATATAGAAAACCGGGTGGTGGGGATAAAGAGCCGGGAAATCTACGAGGCGCCGGCGGCGGTGCTGCTGATACAGGCGCATCAGGCGCTGGAAGCCATGTGCCTGTCCAAGGACCAGCTCCGCTTCAAGCAGAAGGTCTCCGTAGAGTGCGCCGACCTTATTTATAACGGGCTGTGGTTCAGCCAGTTGAACCGGGACCTGTCCGCTTACATCTTAAGCTCGCAGCGCTACGTGACCGGCACGGTCAGGGTCAAGCTTTTCAAGGGTAATGCCACCGTGGTCGGGCGCAAATCGCCCTGGTCACTTTACAACTTAAGCCTGGCGACATATGATAAGGGGGATAAGTTTAACCAGAAAGACGCTGAGGGCTTTATCCGCCTTTGGGGCCTGCCGGTCAAGACGCAGGCGCAGATACAGCTCTTGCAGGACAAGGAAAGCCCTCTGGGCATTATGGGGCCGGACGGGGAAGAAAAGAAATAA
- the argH gene encoding argininosuccinate lyase — MSHIRGRFSKPADALAAQYTSSLAFDKRLFKQDIAGSIAHAGMLAKQGIITAADAGAIVKGLETIREEIVQGKFAFKPELEDIHMAVESRLIELIGDAGRRLHTARSRNDQVALDMRLFTKEAIAATVNDIIEMQRALLDAAEANIKVIIPGYTHLQVAQPVLLAHHFLAYFEMLERDIARFRDCLKRADVMPLGSGALAGVPYAIDRESVAKELGFSRISQNSLDAVSDRDFILEYEAAASIAMMHLSRLAEEIVLWSSAEFSFIELDDAYATSSSIMPQKKNPDTAELARGKTGRVYGNLLALLTALKGLPLAYNRDMQEDKEGFFDTVDTLQMTLRVFAGLIKTLKVKPENTRRAAERGYILATDLADYLVKKGEAFRAAHEIVSKLVNYAAGQGKSLAELDIKDYRKFSARFEKDVFAITAETSLAARNVIGGTAPGRVKKALAKARRITG, encoded by the coding sequence ATGAGCCATATCAGGGGTCGTTTCAGCAAGCCGGCGGATGCGCTGGCGGCGCAGTACACCTCCTCCCTGGCGTTCGATAAGCGACTTTTCAAGCAGGATATTGCCGGCAGCATCGCCCACGCCGGGATGCTCGCCAAACAGGGTATTATCACCGCGGCGGACGCCGGTGCCATCGTCAAAGGTCTGGAAACTATCCGTGAAGAGATAGTCCAGGGCAAGTTCGCTTTCAAGCCGGAGCTGGAAGACATCCACATGGCCGTGGAATCGCGCCTGATTGAGCTCATCGGCGACGCCGGCCGCCGCCTGCATACCGCCCGCTCCCGCAATGACCAGGTGGCGCTGGACATGCGCCTTTTCACCAAAGAAGCCATCGCGGCAACGGTAAATGACATAATAGAAATGCAGCGGGCGCTGCTGGACGCGGCGGAAGCCAATATCAAGGTCATCATCCCCGGCTACACCCATTTGCAGGTGGCCCAGCCGGTGCTGCTGGCGCACCATTTCCTGGCCTATTTTGAAATGCTGGAGCGTGATATCGCCCGTTTCCGGGACTGCCTGAAAAGGGCGGACGTGATGCCGCTGGGCTCCGGCGCGCTGGCCGGCGTCCCTTACGCTATCGATAGGGAGTCCGTGGCTAAAGAGCTGGGCTTCAGCCGCATAAGCCAAAACAGCCTGGACGCCGTGTCCGACCGTGATTTTATCCTGGAATATGAAGCCGCCGCCAGCATCGCCATGATGCACCTTTCCCGCCTGGCGGAGGAAATAGTGCTGTGGTCTTCCGCGGAGTTCAGCTTCATCGAGCTGGATGACGCCTACGCCACCAGCAGCAGCATCATGCCTCAGAAAAAGAACCCGGATACGGCGGAGCTGGCGCGGGGCAAGACCGGGCGCGTTTACGGCAACCTGCTGGCCCTGCTGACCGCCCTGAAAGGCTTGCCGCTGGCCTATAACCGTGATATGCAGGAAGATAAAGAGGGCTTTTTTGATACCGTGGATACGCTGCAAATGACCTTACGGGTCTTTGCCGGCCTGATAAAAACCCTCAAGGTTAAACCGGAAAATACCCGCCGGGCGGCGGAGCGGGGCTATATATTAGCTACGGATTTGGCGGACTACCTGGTAAAAAAGGGCGAGGCGTTCCGCGCCGCCCATGAGATAGTAAGCAAGCTGGTCAACTACGCGGCGGGGCAGGGTAAAAGCCTCGCTGAGCTTGACATAAAGGACTACCGGAAATTCTCGGCGCGTTTTGAAAAAGACGTGTTCGCCATCACGGCGGAGACTTCCCTGGCGGCGCGCAATGTAATCGGGGGCACCGCGCCGGGCAGGGTAAAGAAAGCCCTGGCCAAAGCCAGGCGTATTACCGGTTAG
- a CDS encoding aspartate aminotransferase family protein, whose translation MTDWPEIDKKYYMQTIVRDPVTIARGKGARVWDDKGKEYLDFVGGLAVNSLGHCHPVVVAAITEQANTLIQSSLWYYNMPMLKLAELLVKNSCLDRVFICNSGLEANEGAVKLARRYGALKLNGAYEVITTFESFHGRSLAMTAATGQPKMQAPFQPMPAGFVNVKNNDIEAIKAATTSKTCAVMLEPIQAEGGVNIPTDDYLKKVRAWCDQKSILLILDEVQTGIGRLGALFGYQVYGIEPDVLTLAKGLGGGVPIGAFLAKEKCAVLTLGDHNATFGGNALTSAAAYAALKYIIDNDVPGNAGKVGEYLMGRLDGLKQKYPFITEVRGRGLLIAVYFNREMAKAVVAACIEQGLLVNRLKPNAVRLIPPLIIGRKEVDEAIGILDGVFSGLAG comes from the coding sequence ATGACGGACTGGCCGGAAATAGATAAAAAATACTACATGCAGACCATCGTGCGCGACCCCGTGACTATCGCCAGGGGGAAGGGGGCGCGGGTCTGGGACGATAAAGGCAAGGAGTACCTGGACTTTGTGGGAGGACTGGCGGTCAACAGCCTGGGGCATTGCCACCCGGTAGTGGTCGCCGCCATCACGGAGCAGGCCAATACCCTGATCCAGAGCTCGCTCTGGTACTACAACATGCCCATGCTGAAGCTGGCCGAGCTGCTGGTAAAAAACTCCTGTCTGGACCGGGTCTTTATCTGCAACAGCGGCCTGGAAGCCAACGAGGGCGCGGTCAAGCTGGCGCGGCGCTACGGGGCGCTCAAACTCAACGGCGCCTATGAAGTCATTACCACTTTCGAGTCTTTTCACGGGCGTTCCCTGGCCATGACGGCGGCCACCGGCCAGCCTAAAATGCAGGCGCCCTTCCAACCGATGCCGGCGGGCTTTGTCAACGTTAAAAACAATGACATCGAAGCGATTAAAGCGGCCACCACCTCTAAAACCTGCGCCGTGATGCTGGAGCCTATCCAGGCCGAGGGCGGCGTCAATATCCCGACTGACGACTACCTGAAAAAAGTCCGCGCCTGGTGCGACCAAAAGAGCATCCTGCTTATCCTGGACGAGGTGCAGACCGGCATCGGGCGTCTGGGGGCGCTGTTCGGCTACCAGGTGTACGGCATCGAGCCGGACGTCCTGACCCTGGCCAAAGGGCTGGGCGGCGGCGTGCCCATCGGTGCTTTCCTGGCCAAAGAAAAGTGCGCCGTCCTGACCCTGGGCGACCATAATGCCACCTTCGGGGGGAACGCGCTTACCAGCGCGGCGGCTTACGCCGCGCTTAAGTACATTATCGATAACGATGTCCCCGGCAACGCCGGAAAGGTCGGGGAATACCTCATGGGCAGGCTGGACGGGCTCAAGCAAAAGTACCCCTTCATCACGGAGGTGCGGGGGCGCGGGCTGCTTATCGCCGTCTACTTCAACCGCGAGATGGCCAAGGCCGTGGTCGCCGCCTGTATCGAGCAGGGCTTGCTGGTCAACCGGCTCAAGCCGAACGCCGTCCGCCTTATCCCCCCGCTGATTATCGGCCGTAAAGAGGTGGATGAGGCTATCGGCATACTGGACGGGGTATTCTCCGGATTGGCGGGATGA
- a CDS encoding ferredoxin-like protein, whose amino-acid sequence MHHTLKFYNANRPNILRLYMFFARGVRIPLLGGLVRKIANYYGRSQHRAHLLTAAEAEELVAAAGGVAAAPCTCRQLYHKCSHPTDNEILLAPSRHILEEALPHDAQEITREKALETLKDSQRRGLILTVLKCRGDYYAICSCCSCCCVPLRLSKQYGIGEVVVRHKDIVSEFRAYVAAHAHDDEHGHSHEH is encoded by the coding sequence ATGCACCATACACTCAAGTTCTATAACGCCAACCGGCCCAACATCCTGCGGCTGTACATGTTTTTCGCGAGAGGGGTACGTATTCCTCTTTTAGGCGGGCTGGTGAGGAAAATCGCCAACTACTACGGCCGCAGCCAACACCGCGCCCATTTACTCACCGCCGCGGAAGCGGAAGAGCTGGTAGCCGCGGCCGGGGGCGTGGCCGCCGCGCCGTGCACCTGCCGGCAACTCTACCATAAGTGCAGCCACCCCACGGACAACGAGATACTGCTGGCGCCGTCACGCCACATTCTGGAGGAAGCGCTGCCGCATGACGCGCAGGAAATCACCCGGGAAAAAGCCCTGGAAACGCTCAAGGACAGCCAGCGGCGCGGTTTGATTTTAACCGTGCTGAAGTGCCGCGGCGACTATTACGCCATATGCAGCTGCTGTTCCTGCTGCTGCGTGCCGCTGCGGCTGTCCAAGCAGTACGGCATCGGGGAGGTGGTGGTGCGGCACAAGGACATCGTCAGCGAGTTCCGGGCCTACGTGGCCGCCCACGCCCACGATGACGAACACGGGCACTCACATGAACACTGA
- the argB gene encoding acetylglutamate kinase: MKDITVIKIGGSTFKSGDTTVEDIVTLQQQGKPLVVVHGGGNIVTGWLKKMGITTHFVRGERVTDLPALEVVTAVLAGLVNKEITAAINIKGGRAVGISGVDGSLIESRVKDRDMGYVGAVEKVNPGVLEALLGAGFVPVVAPVSLFALERQADSPGMINANGDPIAGEIAAALGARRLIFLTDVDGIKDGSGQKIPRVSQAEAEGMVNSGVINGGMIPKINACLRALHGGAASCIIDGRQPHALLREFENGGGGTTIVK; the protein is encoded by the coding sequence ATGAAAGATATCACGGTTATTAAAATCGGCGGCTCTACTTTTAAGAGCGGGGACACCACCGTGGAGGACATCGTTACTCTGCAGCAGCAGGGCAAGCCGCTGGTGGTGGTGCACGGCGGCGGTAATATCGTCACCGGCTGGCTAAAAAAGATGGGCATCACCACTCATTTCGTGCGCGGTGAACGCGTCACCGACCTGCCCGCGCTGGAAGTGGTGACGGCAGTGCTGGCCGGGCTGGTCAATAAAGAAATCACCGCGGCCATCAATATCAAGGGCGGCCGGGCGGTCGGCATCAGCGGCGTTGACGGCTCGCTGATTGAGAGTCGGGTTAAAGACCGGGACATGGGCTACGTGGGGGCGGTGGAAAAAGTGAACCCGGGCGTGCTGGAAGCGCTGCTCGGGGCGGGCTTCGTGCCGGTGGTAGCGCCGGTAAGCCTGTTCGCCCTGGAAAGACAGGCGGACTCACCGGGTATGATTAACGCTAACGGCGACCCCATCGCGGGGGAGATAGCGGCGGCGCTGGGCGCCCGGAGGCTTATCTTCCTCACGGATGTGGACGGCATCAAAGACGGCTCCGGGCAGAAGATACCGCGCGTATCTCAGGCCGAGGCGGAAGGCATGGTAAACTCAGGCGTTATCAACGGGGGCATGATTCCCAAGATTAACGCCTGCTTGCGGGCTTTGCACGGCGGCGCGGCGTCCTGTATTATCGACGGGCGGCAGCCGCACGCCCTGTTGCGCGAGTTTGAGAACGGCGGCGGAGGAACAACCATCGTTAAGTAG
- the argJ gene encoding bifunctional glutamate N-acetyltransferase/amino-acid acetyltransferase ArgJ has translation MMKTESDFIPSGGVTSPGGFLAGAVHAGIKYQDPQRLDLGILFSPTPCAAAAVFTTNKVKAAPVLLDMARLAGGGISAVVMNSGCANACTGRQGMADAVEMTALAARHTGVKPESVLAASTGVIGVPLPAARIREGIPQIKLTAEGGHDLARAIMTTDTVPKEAAVKAAGFTIGGMLKGSGMIHPNLATMLCFLTTDAAIDKDLLKKMLRKAADVSFNMLSIDGDGSTNDTVLLMANGAAKEKPITAGSKQAGVFQRALDKICIYLARQAARDGEGATRLIEVKVQGAVNTRDARLAARTIVSSSLVKTAVHGCDPNWGRVLAAAGRSGAALEESKAELYIGAVRVVQNGLAAAFDKKEVVKHLGGREVMITLDLHSGKGEATAWGCDLSAEYVKINAEYTT, from the coding sequence ATGATGAAAACGGAGTCGGATTTTATCCCCTCCGGCGGGGTCACCTCGCCCGGAGGGTTTTTAGCCGGAGCGGTTCACGCCGGTATCAAGTATCAGGACCCCCAACGCTTAGACCTGGGGATACTTTTTTCTCCCACCCCCTGCGCGGCGGCGGCGGTCTTTACCACCAATAAGGTCAAGGCGGCGCCGGTATTGCTGGATATGGCGCGGCTGGCCGGGGGCGGGATAAGCGCGGTGGTGATGAACAGCGGCTGCGCCAACGCCTGCACCGGCAGGCAGGGCATGGCGGACGCTGTGGAGATGACCGCGCTGGCGGCGCGGCACACCGGCGTTAAACCGGAAAGCGTGCTGGCGGCCAGCACCGGGGTTATCGGCGTACCTTTGCCGGCGGCGCGTATCCGTGAGGGTATTCCCCAAATCAAGCTGACGGCGGAGGGCGGGCACGACCTCGCCCGGGCGATTATGACCACGGACACGGTGCCCAAAGAGGCGGCGGTTAAAGCGGCGGGCTTTACCATCGGGGGGATGCTGAAGGGGTCGGGGATGATTCACCCCAACCTGGCTACCATGCTCTGCTTCCTGACCACCGATGCCGCCATAGATAAGGATTTGCTGAAAAAAATGCTGCGCAAAGCGGCTGATGTTTCTTTTAACATGCTGTCTATCGACGGCGACGGCAGCACCAACGATACCGTGCTGTTAATGGCCAACGGCGCCGCTAAAGAAAAGCCCATTACGGCCGGGAGTAAACAGGCCGGGGTATTCCAGCGGGCGCTGGATAAAATATGTATTTACCTGGCGCGCCAGGCCGCCCGTGACGGCGAAGGCGCTACCCGGCTGATTGAAGTGAAAGTCCAGGGCGCGGTTAATACCAGGGACGCGCGGCTGGCCGCCAGGACTATCGTCAGCTCCTCGCTGGTGAAAACGGCGGTGCACGGGTGCGACCCCAACTGGGGGAGGGTGCTGGCGGCGGCGGGGCGGAGCGGGGCGGCTTTGGAGGAAAGCAAAGCGGAGCTGTACATCGGCGCGGTGCGCGTGGTGCAAAACGGCCTGGCCGCCGCTTTCGATAAAAAAGAGGTGGTAAAACACCTGGGCGGCCGGGAGGTCATGATAACCCTCGACCTGCATTCAGGCAAAGGCGAAGCGACGGCCTGGGGGTGCGACCTTTCCGCGGAGTACGTGAAAATCAATGCCGAATATACGACGTAG
- a CDS encoding pyruvate kinase alpha/beta domain-containing protein yields MEQKTVYFEKPGGEENTARTLELAKARADELGIKTVVVASTVGATGVKAVEVFKGYKVVVVTHTDGFAEPNTQELTAANRKIIEAKGGIILTTAHALGGIQRALAKTMPPPPSSAIGDIVAMSLRMFGQGTKVACEIAAMAADAGLVRTDGEIVSIGGTGRGADTALVLQPENVHRFFNIKVKEIICKPRL; encoded by the coding sequence ATGGAACAAAAGACCGTTTATTTTGAAAAACCCGGCGGCGAAGAAAATACCGCCAGAACGCTGGAGCTGGCCAAGGCCCGCGCGGACGAACTGGGCATCAAGACAGTGGTGGTGGCTTCCACCGTCGGCGCCACGGGGGTAAAAGCGGTGGAGGTCTTTAAAGGCTATAAGGTGGTGGTGGTGACGCATACCGACGGCTTTGCCGAGCCCAATACCCAGGAGCTGACCGCGGCAAACCGGAAAATCATCGAGGCTAAAGGCGGTATTATCCTCACCACCGCCCACGCCCTGGGCGGCATCCAGCGCGCTTTAGCCAAGACCATGCCGCCGCCGCCCTCCTCCGCCATCGGGGACATCGTGGCCATGAGCCTGCGCATGTTCGGGCAGGGCACGAAAGTGGCCTGTGAAATCGCCGCCATGGCGGCGGACGCCGGGCTGGTACGCACGGACGGAGAAATCGTATCCATCGGCGGCACGGGGCGGGGGGCGGATACGGCGCTGGTACTACAGCCGGAAAACGTGCACCGCTTTTTCAATATCAAGGTCAAGGAAATTATCTGTAAACCGCGTCTCTAA
- a CDS encoding ABC transporter permease: MNSTWGKLGIVIKYEFLKHIRRKRLYIILGIALVVEALALILVPTLMTGGYPDSVMLMATILTVGPSLAAIGAVFFAGDAIAGEFEGKTGFLLFTNPIKREVLWIGKYLAGLIAVTLLIIFTYIIIAVSLGVIYHEVPVQILGSFGLCLIYAASVLSLTFFFSAVSKGSMGATIMTLLFIWVLSGIVQSILGFTNNPYWFLISAGGDSINLPYGNPRDLINGLNLGGGMGNQIGGFSALTIGMAVWGMMIYLVGGLVSSIWISKRRQLA, translated from the coding sequence TTGAATAGTACTTGGGGTAAATTAGGCATTGTTATCAAGTACGAGTTTCTCAAGCATATCCGCCGCAAGCGTCTCTACATCATCCTGGGCATCGCCCTGGTGGTTGAGGCCCTGGCCTTAATCCTGGTGCCCACGCTGATGACCGGCGGCTATCCGGACAGCGTGATGCTCATGGCTACCATTCTTACGGTAGGCCCCAGCCTGGCGGCTATCGGCGCCGTATTCTTCGCCGGGGACGCTATCGCCGGGGAGTTTGAAGGAAAAACAGGATTTCTGCTCTTCACCAACCCCATCAAACGGGAAGTATTGTGGATCGGGAAATATTTAGCCGGGCTGATTGCGGTGACCCTGCTGATAATTTTCACCTATATCATCATCGCCGTTTCCCTGGGCGTGATTTATCACGAGGTCCCCGTACAGATATTGGGGTCGTTCGGGCTGTGCCTTATCTATGCGGCCTCCGTACTTTCACTGACCTTCTTTTTCAGCGCCGTTTCCAAAGGCTCCATGGGCGCTACGATAATGACGCTCCTTTTCATCTGGGTGTTGTCCGGCATCGTCCAGAGTATTCTCGGTTTCACCAATAACCCGTACTGGTTTCTGATATCCGCCGGGGGGGATAGTATCAACCTGCCTTACGGCAATCCGAGAGACCTGATTAACGGACTAAACCTGGGAGGGGGGATGGGTAATCAAATTGGCGGCTTTTCTGCTCTTACCATCGGGATGGCCGTCTGGGGCATGATGATTTACCTGGTGGGCGGCCTGGTATCCAGTATCTGGATTAGCAAAAGAAGGCAGCTCGCGTAG
- the rpmB gene encoding 50S ribosomal protein L28, translating to MKCDLCGKIPQYGHNVSHSKRHTNRDWTANIHPATIPVDGKMKHLNLCTRCLRTQNKAAKA from the coding sequence GTGAAGTGCGATTTATGCGGCAAAATACCGCAATACGGTCATAATGTCAGCCATTCCAAACGCCATACCAACCGGGACTGGACGGCCAACATTCACCCCGCCACCATCCCAGTTGACGGCAAGATGAAGCACCTCAACCTTTGCACCAGATGCCTGCGCACCCAGAACAAAGCAGCCAAAGCTTAA
- a CDS encoding ABC transporter ATP-binding protein: protein MDDSIVIENLTKYYNKFLALNDLSLRVPANENIGLLGPNGAGKSTTLKILCGLIRPTSGSAHINGIDVIAQPEKALANIGAIIEVPEFYSYLTPEDCLNYFGQLRGMKGDFLKKRIKEVIELVKMERWSKVKIEKFSRGMKQRLGLAQSLLHDPPVLILDEPSLGLDPRGVVEFREIIKGAGQKKTVFFASHQMAEVTQICSRVAIINNGQLLAYESIAELEKKYETLEKAYLQLTGGSVE, encoded by the coding sequence TTGGACGACTCTATAGTCATCGAAAATTTGACCAAGTATTATAACAAGTTCCTGGCGCTGAACGACCTGTCCCTGCGCGTGCCGGCCAACGAAAATATCGGACTGCTGGGTCCCAACGGCGCCGGCAAGAGCACCACGCTGAAAATCCTGTGCGGCCTTATCCGCCCCACCTCCGGCAGCGCCCATATCAACGGCATCGATGTCATCGCCCAGCCGGAAAAGGCTTTGGCCAACATCGGCGCGATTATCGAGGTCCCGGAGTTTTACTCCTACCTCACGCCGGAGGACTGCCTGAACTACTTCGGGCAGTTGCGGGGGATGAAGGGGGATTTCCTTAAAAAGCGCATCAAGGAAGTAATCGAGTTGGTCAAGATGGAGCGGTGGAGCAAGGTAAAAATAGAGAAGTTTTCCCGCGGCATGAAACAGCGCCTGGGACTGGCGCAGTCCCTGCTGCATGACCCGCCGGTCTTAATCCTGGACGAGCCCAGCCTGGGGCTGGACCCCCGCGGTGTGGTGGAGTTCCGCGAAATCATTAAAGGCGCCGGCCAGAAAAAGACGGTATTCTTCGCCTCTCACCAGATGGCGGAAGTCACCCAGATATGCAGTCGTGTTGCTATCATCAACAACGGACAGCTGCTGGCCTATGAAAGCATCGCCGAGCTGGAAAAGAAATATGAAACGCTGGAAAAAGCCTATCTTCAGCTGACGGGAGGTTCCGTTGAATAG
- a CDS encoding fumarylacetoacetate hydrolase family protein produces MKIVRFSHGARGEYGILYEDAVRGIEGSPFEEITETNRYYRLSDLKLLAPCQPSKIVALGVNYHSHSDEMNHAPPDEPLIFIKPSTAVAGPEDGIVYPPSSARVDYEGELGVVIKSVTRQVSPETAKNYILGYTCVNDVTARDLQAKDKQWTRAKGFDTFCPIGPCIETEISPYDLPLETRLNGIIKQQARTSQLIFPVYELVSFVSHIMTLLPGDIISTGTPGGIGPMQPGDTVEVKIEGIGTLRNYVIRHEIDPK; encoded by the coding sequence ATGAAAATAGTGCGTTTCAGCCACGGCGCCAGGGGCGAGTACGGCATACTCTACGAGGACGCCGTGCGCGGCATCGAGGGCTCACCGTTCGAGGAAATCACCGAGACCAACCGGTACTACCGCCTGAGCGATTTAAAGCTGCTGGCGCCCTGCCAGCCGTCCAAGATAGTGGCGCTGGGAGTGAACTACCACAGCCACAGCGACGAGATGAATCACGCCCCGCCCGATGAGCCGCTCATCTTTATCAAGCCCTCCACCGCCGTCGCCGGGCCGGAGGATGGAATCGTTTATCCCCCCTCCTCCGCCCGCGTGGACTACGAGGGGGAGCTGGGGGTGGTAATAAAATCGGTCACGCGGCAGGTCTCCCCGGAAACGGCGAAAAACTACATCCTGGGCTATACCTGCGTCAATGACGTCACCGCCCGCGACCTCCAGGCCAAGGACAAGCAATGGACGCGCGCCAAAGGGTTCGACACTTTCTGCCCCATCGGCCCGTGCATCGAGACGGAGATAAGCCCGTATGATTTGCCGCTGGAGACGCGGCTGAACGGCATCATCAAACAGCAGGCGCGCACCTCCCAGCTAATCTTCCCCGTTTACGAGCTGGTGAGCTTTGTTTCCCATATCATGACCCTGCTTCCCGGCGATATTATCTCCACCGGCACGCCCGGCGGCATCGGCCCCATGCAGCCCGGGGACACGGTAGAGGTGAAGATAGAGGGCATCGGCACTTTAAGGAACTACGTTATCCGGCATGAGATAGACCCGAAATAG
- a CDS encoding alpha/beta fold hydrolase, with translation MDNMQGKTIKVDGRDVLYYTAGRGEPLVVIHGGGGDARTWRKNIGALAEKYTVYAPDLPGYGGSQRLDGDYYIPELTDFVDKFAGSLGLETFYIIGHSLGGGIALDYTLKFPHKIRKLVLVSSLCLGREIAFWLRLFTLPAIMRSLGAMVEFIFKSIIWAARSLNPAKYIMPLSPASVAIGGNISSFREQTLVLEKRLPDIKVPTLLVWGGRDPVVPVKQAYRAAMSIPDCRIEVFKKSGHNVHREQLKKFSSLITGFLG, from the coding sequence ATGGATAACATGCAGGGTAAAACGATAAAAGTGGACGGGCGGGACGTCCTCTACTATACGGCGGGGCGGGGAGAGCCTCTGGTGGTGATACACGGCGGCGGCGGCGATGCGCGTACCTGGCGCAAGAACATCGGCGCGCTGGCGGAAAAGTACACCGTCTATGCCCCGGACCTCCCCGGCTACGGCGGCAGCCAGCGGCTGGACGGGGACTACTATATCCCGGAGCTGACGGACTTCGTGGACAAGTTCGCCGGGAGCCTGGGTCTGGAGACATTCTATATTATCGGGCATTCCCTGGGCGGCGGCATCGCCCTGGACTATACGTTAAAGTTCCCGCATAAAATCAGAAAACTGGTGCTGGTCAGCAGCCTGTGCCTGGGGCGGGAAATAGCTTTCTGGCTGCGACTTTTTACGCTGCCGGCTATCATGCGGTCGCTGGGCGCCATGGTGGAATTTATCTTCAAGAGCATTATCTGGGCGGCCAGGTCCCTTAACCCGGCCAAGTACATCATGCCGCTTTCCCCGGCCAGCGTGGCCATCGGCGGCAATATTTCCTCTTTCCGCGAGCAGACCCTGGTGCTGGAAAAGCGCCTGCCCGATATCAAGGTGCCGACGCTTTTAGTCTGGGGCGGGCGCGACCCCGTGGTGCCGGTGAAGCAGGCCTACCGCGCGGCCATGTCCATACCGGACTGCCGCATCGAGGTGTTCAAGAAAAGCGGGCACAACGTCCACCGGGAACAGCTGAAGAAATTTTCCAGCCTGATTACGGGTTTTTTAGGGTAG